In one window of Bos taurus isolate L1 Dominette 01449 registration number 42190680 breed Hereford chromosome 15, ARS-UCD2.0, whole genome shotgun sequence DNA:
- the OR5AN1L gene encoding olfactory receptor family 5 subfamily AN member 1L, producing MIGGRNITEITHFILLGFSDFPRIIVVLFVVFLVIYILTLTWNLSLLILIRMDSHLHTPMYFFLSNLSFMDICYVTSTTPKMLYDFFQERQTITFVACAVQYFVFSTMGLSESCLMTAMAYDRYAAICNPLLYSSVMSPALCGQMVLGSYLAGLSASIFQLCFMLQLHFCGPNVINHFFCDMPQLLVLSCTDTFSVQIFTALLTMIFGVINVSIIMISYVYIVISIMKITTGSGRSKAFNTCASHLTAVTLFYTSGMFVYLSSSSGGSSSFDRFASVFYTVMIPMLNPLIYSLRNKEIKDALKRLQKKRGCC from the coding sequence ATGATTGGAGGAAGAAATATCACAGAGATCACTCATTTTATCCTGTTGGGATTCTCAGATTTTCCCAGAATCATAGTAGTGCTCTTTGTCGTGTTCCTGGTGATATACATTTTGACCCTGACTTGGAACCTGTCACTCCTCATCTTAATAAGAATggactcccacctccacacccccatgtacttctttctcagtAATCTGTCCTTCATGGACATCTGCTATGTGACCTCCACCACCCCCAAGATGCTCTACGACTTCTTCCAGGAGCGGCAAACTATCACCTTTGTGGCTTGTGCTGTTCAGTACTTTGTATTCTCCACCATGGGGCTGAGTGAGTCTTGCCTCATGACCGCCATGGCTTATGACCGATATGCCGCCATTtgtaacccactcctgtattcgtCAGTCATGTCGCCCGCTCTCTGCGGTCAGATGGTGCTGGGATCCTACTTGGCTGGACTTTCTGCTTCTATATTCCAATTATGTTTCATGCTCCAGCTCCATTTCTGTGGGCCTAATGTCATCAACCACTTTTTCTGTGACATGCCACAGCTGTTAGTTCTATCCTGTACTGACACGTTCTCTGTACAAATCtttactgctttattgacaatgatCTTTGGGGTAATAAATGTTTCCATTATCATGATATCCTATGTCTACATCGTCATTTCCATCATGAAGATCACAACAGGAAGTGGCAGGTCCAAGGCTTTCAacacctgtgcttcccacctgacAGCAGTCACTCTCTTCTATACCTCAGGTATGTTCGTCTATTTGAGTTCCAGCTCTGGTGGTTCCTCCAGCTTTGACAGATTTGCGTCGGTCTTCTACACTGTGATGATTCCCATGTTGAATCCTTTGATTTACAGTCTGAgaaacaaagaaatcaaagatgcctTGAAGAGGTTGCAAAAGAAGAGAGGCTGTTGCTAA